The genomic region CAAGGCGACACCGAACAGGCGAGGAACTTGCCGCAGCGGAGCGGGGATTGCTGAGCCGGTACCAGGGTCTACTTTATGTCTCTGAAAACGTTAGTACTTCCGTTGACCGAGAATGTCGACCTGACATTTCGGAATGTCGGCGAGCGGCTACATTTATAATTGTCAGCGAGCGGCGACTTATGCTAATGTAAGCTAGCACTAACATTTGGGATTGGAATGCTTATCCGTACACCTGGCGACCTCGGCGCCGTCATTCGCGACAGACGCAAACGCCTCAAGCTAGACCAGGCGACACTGGCCAAGCGGATCGGCGTCAGCCGTCAATGGGTGATTGAGGTCGAGCATGGTCATCCCCGCGCAGAGCTGGCTCTTGTCCTTCGTGCTCTCGACGTTCTCGGCATCCCGGTGGACGTCAACAGTGGAGGGCCCACCAGCCGCGGGTCTACCTCCGCAGTTGATATCAACGCCATCGTCACCAAAGCCAAGGAAGGCAAGACATAATGGCCGAGCTCATTGCACTCTTGGATGGCACCGAAGTCGGTCGCGTCCGCAGTGAGGCGCGCGGCCGGCTGACCTTCGTCTATGACAATGCATGGCGCAACGCGGAGCGGGCCTATCCCCTGTCGCTTTCGATGCCGCTTGCCGCCGAGGAGCACGGTCCAGCCACCGTTCAGTCCTTCTTGTGGGGGCTGCTGCCTGACAACGAGCAGGTGCTCGAGCGCTGGGCCAAGAAATTTCAGGTATCGGCGCGCAACGTGTTTGCCCTCATCTCTAACGTCGGTGAGGATTGCGCCGGGGCTATCCA from Bradyrhizobium sp. CB1015 harbors:
- a CDS encoding type II toxin-antitoxin system Y4mF family antitoxin; amino-acid sequence: MLIRTPGDLGAVIRDRRKRLKLDQATLAKRIGVSRQWVIEVEHGHPRAELALVLRALDVLGIPVDVNSGGPTSRGSTSAVDINAIVTKAKEGKT